The following coding sequences lie in one Candidatus Nitrospira allomarina genomic window:
- a CDS encoding NAD-dependent epimerase/dehydratase family protein — protein MFKGSKVLVTGAGGFLGTNMAKRLVEEGSYVRGTLHTRGPQFEHQKLEYVKADLTNMEECRRVVEGMDYVFMCAANTSGAAVMATQPLAHVTPNVVMNAQMLEASYQAKVKKFLFISSSAAYPPSGERPISEEEMFAGDPYEAYFSVGWMKRYGEVLCRIYSEKIKDPMKTVVVRPSNVYGPYDKFDFERSHVTAALIRKVVERQNPLEVWGTGEDVRDLIYVEDFVDAVMLAMATLDQFEPVNIGYGNGRRVRDVLTTLLEVDQFQNANVVINPTKPSMIPIRLVDVEKATVQLGFSAKTNLQVGLKKTLRWYRDHNQTQGRVEPVQFSATHVRAS, from the coding sequence ATGTTTAAGGGTAGCAAAGTATTAGTGACAGGGGCGGGAGGATTTCTGGGAACCAATATGGCTAAGCGTTTAGTGGAAGAGGGGAGCTATGTACGCGGGACATTGCATACCCGTGGTCCGCAATTCGAACACCAGAAACTGGAATATGTCAAAGCCGATTTGACGAACATGGAAGAGTGTCGACGGGTCGTAGAGGGCATGGATTATGTTTTCATGTGTGCAGCGAATACCTCAGGAGCGGCGGTCATGGCTACCCAGCCATTAGCACACGTGACGCCGAATGTGGTGATGAACGCCCAGATGCTGGAAGCTTCCTACCAGGCAAAGGTAAAGAAGTTTCTCTTTATTAGCAGTAGTGCCGCCTATCCACCCAGTGGGGAGCGGCCGATCTCCGAGGAGGAAATGTTTGCGGGGGATCCATATGAGGCGTATTTCAGTGTGGGGTGGATGAAACGCTACGGGGAGGTGCTGTGCCGTATTTATTCCGAAAAAATTAAGGATCCGATGAAAACAGTTGTAGTAAGGCCATCTAATGTCTATGGGCCATATGATAAATTTGATTTTGAACGTTCCCATGTGACAGCGGCGCTTATACGTAAAGTTGTCGAACGGCAGAATCCTCTTGAGGTGTGGGGAACGGGTGAAGATGTTAGGGATTTAATTTATGTTGAAGATTTCGTTGATGCCGTGATGCTGGCCATGGCCACGTTAGATCAGTTCGAGCCCGTAAATATTGGATATGGGAATGGGCGTCGTGTGCGGGATGTCCTAACGACTCTTCTAGAAGTTGACCAATTCCAGAACGCAAATGTGGTCATTAACCCAACCAAACCTTCTATGATTCCTATTCGGCTGGTTGATGTGGAGAAGGCAACCGTCCAGTTAGGGTTTTCGGCAAAGACCAATCTTCAAGTTGGGTTAAAGAAAACTTTACGCTGGTATCGGGACCACAATCAGACTCAGGGGAGGGTGGAGCCGGTTCAGTTCAGCGCAACCCATGTTCGAGCCTCCTAA
- a CDS encoding aldo/keto reductase: protein MLLKKLGQTDVEISAIGQGTGIHHSLTKRKVYQQLESTIRAGIDMGINLIDTAPVYGAGESEVVIGKALKGIRHRVVLATKVSPENLSAKGINKSVEGSLGRLQTDYIDLLQIHWPNPQIPISDTLVGLEEMVQKGLVRNVGICNFSFKDTQEIHHQLTSKLLASVQVEYNLFDRSIEREFLPYGQQEGISIIAYSPLHRGRIVANRKQYAVLQEIANKYHKTPAQIALRWLTGHLPVVVIPNTTNSQRMKENAESMDFDLTDEDVGHLEGKCTGHFLEIPPRSIQVADDSGRSVYRTLEDALENAMNCVPSPQELAQQITAGDFLKPVRLRPASSSHDRFELLEGRIRYWAWVIANGIEKPLPALVEDFS, encoded by the coding sequence ATGCTCCTTAAAAAATTAGGCCAAACTGACGTAGAAATTTCCGCTATCGGGCAAGGGACCGGGATTCATCATTCCCTGACAAAGCGCAAGGTGTACCAGCAACTTGAATCCACGATCCGGGCCGGAATTGATATGGGCATAAACTTAATTGATACAGCACCGGTGTATGGTGCTGGAGAGTCTGAAGTGGTCATTGGTAAGGCTTTGAAGGGGATTCGCCATCGTGTGGTGTTGGCGACCAAGGTCTCTCCTGAGAACTTATCTGCAAAAGGTATCAATAAATCTGTTGAGGGGAGCCTCGGACGACTGCAAACAGACTACATTGACCTCCTGCAAATCCACTGGCCTAATCCCCAAATTCCCATCTCGGACACCCTGGTGGGTCTAGAGGAAATGGTCCAGAAGGGGTTGGTCCGAAATGTGGGAATCTGCAATTTTTCATTTAAAGATACTCAAGAAATACACCACCAGTTAACGTCTAAGCTCTTAGCTTCTGTTCAGGTCGAATATAACTTGTTCGATCGAAGTATCGAACGGGAATTCCTGCCATATGGGCAACAAGAGGGAATTAGCATTATCGCCTATAGTCCTCTTCATCGTGGACGAATTGTGGCAAATCGGAAACAGTATGCTGTTCTTCAGGAGATAGCCAATAAATACCATAAAACTCCCGCTCAAATTGCTTTACGGTGGTTGACTGGGCATCTACCGGTTGTGGTGATTCCGAATACCACCAATAGTCAACGAATGAAGGAAAACGCGGAAAGTATGGATTTTGATTTAACAGACGAGGATGTTGGGCATCTTGAAGGAAAATGTACCGGACATTTCCTAGAGATTCCTCCTAGATCCATACAAGTCGCTGATGACTCGGGACGTTCAGTCTATCGAACCCTCGAAGACGCTCTCGAAAATGCCATGAATTGCGTACCCAGTCCGCAGGAATTAGCACAACAAATTACCGCAGGGGATTTTTTGAAACCGGTGCGTCTTCGCCCGGCTAGTTCTTCCCATGACCGGTTTGAGCTCTTGGAAGGCCGAATCCGATATTGGGCATGGGTCATTGCAAACGGTATCGAGAAGCCCCTACCCGCGCTGGTGGAAGATTTCTCCTGA
- a CDS encoding NAD-dependent epimerase/dehydratase family protein, producing MTKPNSSIYFGKRILVSGGTGMIGIPLVRALSALGAQVTVVSLEQESYARALLGSSIAFFRGDLTCNDTCKKAVEGQEYVFNLVGIKGSVGIGVKRAASYFVPMLRYQSNLLEAAFRGGVSRYLFVSSICAYPPATLHVEDNVWNGLPKQNDRYAGIAKRIGELEAETYLHEYNWEAVRVVRPSNVYGPLDDFNPVTGQVIPALIRRVLDGESPVRIWGDGSAIRDFIFVEDVVEGLLLGMEHAPPCFPINLGSGVPTTIRQLAEIIVAESRVSTEIEWDPSKPAGDPVRLLSMERAEATIGFCPKISLQEGIRQTIHWYIKNRELAHERKNLLSA from the coding sequence ATGACGAAGCCGAATTCCTCCATCTATTTCGGAAAGCGGATTCTGGTCTCCGGTGGAACAGGAATGATTGGTATTCCCCTTGTTCGAGCCTTGTCGGCATTGGGGGCGCAGGTGACCGTGGTTTCTTTGGAACAGGAAAGTTATGCGAGAGCCTTGTTGGGTTCTTCTATTGCGTTTTTTAGAGGCGATCTGACTTGCAATGACACCTGTAAAAAAGCTGTTGAAGGTCAAGAGTATGTTTTTAATTTGGTCGGAATAAAAGGATCGGTCGGCATCGGGGTGAAAAGAGCAGCCAGTTATTTTGTGCCCATGCTTCGATACCAATCCAATCTATTGGAAGCCGCATTTCGAGGAGGAGTCTCCCGGTATCTTTTTGTGAGCAGTATTTGCGCCTATCCACCAGCGACACTTCATGTGGAGGACAACGTCTGGAATGGTCTTCCAAAACAAAATGACCGGTACGCCGGAATTGCGAAAAGAATCGGCGAACTTGAAGCTGAAACCTACCTGCACGAGTATAATTGGGAGGCCGTCCGGGTGGTCCGGCCCTCAAATGTGTATGGTCCGCTTGATGACTTTAATCCAGTTACGGGACAGGTGATTCCGGCTCTCATTCGGAGGGTGTTGGATGGAGAGTCTCCGGTTCGGATTTGGGGAGATGGATCTGCCATACGGGATTTTATTTTTGTCGAGGATGTGGTTGAGGGGCTTTTGCTTGGAATGGAGCATGCTCCGCCATGTTTTCCTATTAATTTGGGGAGTGGCGTTCCGACCACTATCAGACAATTAGCTGAAATCATTGTGGCTGAAAGTCGGGTCTCCACTGAAATTGAATGGGATCCCTCAAAGCCGGCCGGAGACCCTGTCCGATTGCTATCGATGGAACGGGCAGAAGCCACAATTGGTTTCTGTCCAAAAATCTCTCTTCAGGAAGGCATTCGCCAAACTATTCACTGGTATATCAAGAATCGGGAACTCGCCCATGAACGGAAAAACCTCCTTAGCGCCTAA
- a CDS encoding glycosyltransferase, which translates to MKRIFPESEMAHRWLDGLKGLEVGPSSHNPFGLDTRNVGLKDEIYHREQVTLVGEAAPLHILAEADAIPVPSESEDFVLSSHVIEHCPNYFKTVLEWYRIIKPGGLLYLIVPHPDAAPGDRGKPLTEWEHLVQDYVLNASEETELEAGRFLHCHYHIFSIATMKEYFARFFGKRLLLVDSQDADDKIGNGFVLVYRKPDSLINAYPWSLDYQGKRVCIPKPGDFYSLKEFAYDFSILRSNVEALVIPQSDHLRSFQDSPLLQSKMGTPRISVIVAAYNAERFMRGALEDLEAQTIAEQIEIIIVETGSQTEEFKIITEFQARYGNIIYVRTSERETPAAACNRGIRMARGKYITLAPTDDRRRKDALDVLASELEGHQDVALVYGDVFVSNFENQTFTTHIRCGYHIRPEFSQEIMLSGCHMGPQAMWRKSVHDEVGYFDENLPSAADYEFWCRIAERYPMKHIPSFLGVYYENPDGIINSNLERARRETLDVQHAYRNKFPAPKGQYINNFQFQGTIQTKKYVNIGMVTFNRLEFTKAAIAALFQHTCFPHVITVVDNGSTDGTPEYLQALHQQGFITNLILLPANVGIAKASNLAWSQEPDAEYYLKLDNDIVIQKPGWLSRMVEVIDSIPELGAIAYNFERQSYPVREIRGLAVRPKIGNLNGACTLIPKRTYQTLGFWCEDYGLYGEEDADYGLRIQLHGLQNAYMEDEKVGLHLPAGRAAHIDAQTFKATDGIEEETHAEYRAFKDEWRRRNVQDIAKKNWKDYQTGVKSLFCSSPFVKEFQKKKESIHPPDVSSFRDIQTVQESKVISLKNLKQTSRNEVRQVSVIGTDHICGQIRLLQPLLAGEGIWEKGAVVCDANIILGDIIPPMGVGHVWVFQRTCLLDAADLAKVRSQGTRLIHDCDDLLWKIPTDNPNLQFLPPEKIEKMFRLMAMTDCVTVSTEPIQADLRKRGIHSTVLPNCLVRREWEGFTPTRRVGSRPRIGWAGQTNVHKGDTAILETIIEALKDEVEWVFLGDAPRMAGSSGVISETLSMVDLAQYPKKLASLNLDLALAPLVPNEFNEAKSDIRILQYGILGYPVIGTDIFPHQQAPILRLPHEPRVWIKAIRERIHDLGALESEGDHLRAWVLKHRLMEHVLPQYEQAWLGRDVKSSTRGPQSKIQSPPAPAYSPSNQGRYPFDFSIIIPVWNKVELTQQCLTHLAEVTDSCSYEVIVVDNASTDGTKEFLSTLGGDIQVISNPENYGFAKGCNQGAAAAKGRFLVFLNNDTIPKAGWLRALMEEVQQHSDVAIVGSKLLYPDDTIQHAGVVFSKNCLTPYHLFRGASGDLPATNVRQEFQVVTAACMLIRREEFDAVGGFDEIYRNGFEDVDLCLKVGKRGKKVIYQPKSVLYHLEHQTPGRKDPEAERHNGKVLMDRWATSIVVDEDLYTVPAGYANRYYFRDGWLRQSLEPFQSDVERSQWKRVQRVQELLLRQRSDTSKTLNGPKDAELHGLLSEDREWPEDVEVLRWAAKLCQSFQLLNGERSFWKRTLSLGENREARERLATLALTMKDLGEGTQHIQALLQSDPNDGSGHWLQGILMMQSQQCAEAARAFREALHCGADSRKAGLGLGMACMGMGNHEEAWRVFDQIMIEHPDDSDAMNGLIQAGTALEQWEDLRQRLSRYVERNPADCDRRFALAGIEFRAGRLDSAKRQFEMLSLLKPDFEGLHDLGVLLQTTLLDRHALAT; encoded by the coding sequence ATGAAACGTATCTTTCCAGAAAGTGAAATGGCCCATCGCTGGTTGGATGGATTGAAAGGTTTGGAAGTCGGTCCCTCCTCTCACAACCCGTTTGGCCTGGATACTAGAAATGTGGGTCTGAAAGATGAAATCTATCATCGGGAACAAGTCACCCTGGTCGGGGAAGCGGCGCCTCTACACATTCTAGCCGAGGCGGATGCGATTCCTGTCCCTAGTGAGTCTGAAGATTTTGTGTTGTCCTCCCACGTGATTGAACACTGTCCAAATTATTTTAAGACGGTTTTGGAATGGTATCGCATCATTAAGCCAGGCGGATTGTTATATCTCATTGTCCCACATCCGGATGCAGCTCCTGGAGATAGAGGGAAGCCGCTGACGGAATGGGAACACCTGGTGCAAGATTATGTCTTGAATGCCTCGGAAGAAACCGAGTTGGAGGCTGGACGATTCCTTCACTGCCATTATCATATTTTTTCCATAGCGACCATGAAGGAGTATTTCGCCCGATTTTTTGGGAAAAGGCTTCTTTTGGTTGATAGTCAGGATGCGGATGACAAGATCGGAAATGGATTTGTATTGGTCTACCGAAAACCTGACTCATTGATCAATGCGTATCCCTGGTCACTCGATTATCAGGGGAAAAGGGTGTGTATCCCTAAACCTGGAGATTTCTATTCGCTGAAGGAATTTGCTTATGATTTTTCCATTCTTCGATCAAACGTGGAGGCACTTGTGATTCCGCAATCAGACCATCTTCGCTCCTTTCAAGATTCCCCCCTCTTGCAATCCAAAATGGGTACTCCCCGGATCTCTGTTATCGTGGCAGCCTATAATGCCGAACGGTTCATGCGAGGGGCCTTAGAAGATCTTGAAGCGCAAACTATTGCGGAACAGATTGAAATAATTATCGTGGAAACAGGGTCCCAAACGGAAGAATTCAAAATTATTACTGAGTTTCAGGCTCGATACGGCAACATCATCTATGTTCGGACTAGTGAAAGGGAAACTCCCGCTGCGGCCTGTAACCGAGGGATTCGGATGGCCCGCGGAAAGTACATTACACTGGCTCCTACCGATGATCGGCGTCGGAAAGATGCTTTGGATGTTTTGGCATCAGAGTTAGAGGGCCATCAAGATGTCGCCCTGGTCTATGGAGATGTCTTTGTCTCGAATTTCGAAAACCAAACTTTCACGACCCATATTCGTTGTGGCTATCATATTCGTCCTGAATTTTCTCAAGAAATCATGCTGTCAGGGTGTCATATGGGTCCGCAAGCCATGTGGCGGAAATCCGTCCATGATGAAGTCGGATATTTTGATGAAAATTTGCCCTCGGCCGCTGATTATGAATTTTGGTGCAGGATTGCTGAACGATATCCCATGAAACATATACCATCGTTTCTCGGGGTGTATTACGAGAACCCTGACGGAATTATTAATTCCAACCTCGAACGTGCTCGCCGGGAAACTCTGGACGTTCAACATGCCTACCGGAACAAATTTCCTGCCCCCAAGGGACAGTACATAAATAACTTTCAGTTTCAAGGCACAATCCAGACGAAAAAATATGTCAATATTGGCATGGTGACCTTTAATCGGCTGGAATTTACGAAGGCAGCTATCGCTGCGCTTTTCCAGCACACCTGTTTCCCCCATGTCATCACGGTTGTGGATAACGGAAGTACAGATGGCACGCCAGAGTATTTGCAAGCGCTTCATCAGCAGGGATTTATTACCAATCTGATTTTGTTGCCGGCCAATGTTGGAATTGCCAAGGCTTCGAATTTGGCATGGAGTCAGGAGCCTGATGCAGAGTATTACCTCAAGCTGGACAATGACATTGTTATCCAAAAGCCTGGCTGGTTATCCAGAATGGTTGAGGTCATCGACAGTATTCCGGAATTGGGCGCTATTGCCTATAACTTTGAACGACAGAGCTATCCTGTCCGCGAGATTCGGGGATTGGCTGTTCGGCCGAAAATTGGAAATTTAAACGGGGCTTGTACTCTCATTCCCAAAAGAACTTATCAAACATTGGGATTCTGGTGCGAGGATTACGGGTTGTATGGGGAAGAGGATGCGGATTATGGGCTGAGAATCCAGTTGCATGGTTTGCAAAATGCCTATATGGAGGATGAAAAAGTGGGATTGCATCTACCTGCCGGAAGGGCAGCCCACATCGACGCACAGACGTTTAAGGCCACTGATGGAATTGAAGAAGAGACCCATGCTGAGTACCGGGCATTCAAAGATGAATGGCGGCGAAGAAATGTTCAGGACATCGCGAAAAAAAATTGGAAGGATTATCAAACAGGTGTGAAATCGCTGTTTTGTTCCTCTCCCTTTGTTAAAGAATTTCAAAAGAAAAAGGAATCCATTCATCCCCCTGATGTGTCATCTTTCAGAGATATACAGACTGTGCAAGAGTCAAAAGTGATCTCCTTGAAAAATTTGAAACAAACCTCTCGAAACGAGGTTCGTCAGGTCTCCGTGATTGGTACAGATCATATTTGTGGTCAGATTCGGCTTCTTCAGCCACTCTTGGCTGGTGAGGGAATCTGGGAAAAAGGGGCAGTCGTCTGCGATGCCAATATTATTCTCGGTGACATAATCCCCCCTATGGGGGTTGGCCATGTATGGGTATTCCAGCGCACTTGTTTGTTGGATGCGGCTGACCTGGCTAAGGTCCGATCCCAGGGCACACGTCTTATACATGATTGTGATGACTTATTGTGGAAGATTCCCACTGATAATCCCAATCTTCAATTTCTACCTCCTGAGAAAATTGAGAAGATGTTTCGGCTCATGGCCATGACAGATTGCGTGACGGTCTCTACTGAACCCATTCAGGCTGATCTGAGAAAACGGGGGATTCATTCGACGGTTCTTCCTAATTGCTTAGTGCGACGGGAATGGGAAGGGTTCACACCGACACGTCGAGTCGGTTCCCGCCCTCGAATTGGATGGGCAGGACAAACGAATGTGCATAAAGGTGATACGGCGATTTTGGAAACGATTATTGAGGCATTGAAAGATGAAGTCGAATGGGTATTTCTTGGAGATGCACCACGAATGGCTGGTAGTTCAGGTGTGATCAGTGAAACGCTCTCGATGGTGGACCTGGCTCAGTATCCGAAAAAATTGGCCAGTCTCAATCTTGATCTGGCGCTGGCCCCATTGGTTCCCAATGAATTTAATGAAGCCAAGAGTGATATCAGGATTTTGCAGTATGGGATATTGGGGTATCCGGTTATTGGAACCGATATTTTTCCACATCAACAGGCCCCGATTCTTCGATTGCCGCATGAACCCCGAGTTTGGATTAAAGCGATTCGCGAACGAATTCATGATTTGGGTGCCTTAGAAAGTGAAGGAGATCATCTCCGAGCCTGGGTATTAAAGCATCGTCTTATGGAACATGTGCTTCCTCAGTATGAACAGGCCTGGTTGGGCCGTGACGTAAAATCCTCAACCAGGGGGCCTCAGTCGAAAATTCAGAGCCCACCAGCGCCGGCTTATTCCCCGAGCAACCAGGGCAGGTATCCCTTTGATTTTTCAATCATTATTCCTGTTTGGAATAAAGTGGAATTGACACAGCAGTGTTTGACCCATTTGGCGGAGGTCACGGATAGCTGTTCGTATGAAGTGATTGTGGTGGACAATGCGTCTACTGATGGGACCAAAGAATTCCTGTCCACTCTGGGTGGTGATATCCAGGTTATTTCCAATCCCGAAAACTATGGTTTTGCCAAGGGTTGTAACCAAGGGGCGGCGGCAGCAAAAGGACGTTTCCTTGTTTTTTTGAATAACGACACGATACCGAAAGCGGGATGGTTGCGGGCTTTAATGGAGGAGGTTCAGCAGCATTCTGATGTGGCCATTGTTGGAAGTAAGTTGCTCTATCCCGATGATACGATTCAACATGCCGGAGTGGTGTTTTCGAAAAATTGCTTAACGCCTTATCATTTATTCCGTGGAGCGTCTGGCGATTTACCCGCAACCAATGTTCGCCAGGAATTTCAGGTGGTCACCGCCGCATGTATGCTCATCCGCCGTGAGGAATTTGATGCGGTTGGCGGTTTTGATGAGATCTATCGGAATGGGTTTGAGGATGTGGATCTGTGCCTCAAAGTGGGCAAACGGGGAAAGAAAGTCATCTATCAACCGAAAAGCGTGCTCTATCATTTAGAGCATCAAACTCCGGGAAGGAAGGACCCTGAGGCTGAACGACACAACGGCAAAGTTCTGATGGACCGATGGGCTACCTCTATTGTGGTCGATGAGGATCTGTATACGGTTCCTGCAGGATATGCCAACCGGTATTATTTTCGCGACGGATGGCTTCGGCAGTCCCTCGAACCTTTTCAGAGCGACGTGGAACGTTCACAGTGGAAACGAGTGCAGAGAGTGCAAGAGCTCTTATTAAGGCAACGAAGTGACACATCCAAGACTTTGAATGGTCCGAAGGACGCTGAATTGCATGGTCTTCTTTCCGAGGATCGAGAGTGGCCGGAAGATGTTGAGGTGCTCAGATGGGCGGCGAAACTTTGCCAATCCTTTCAGCTTTTGAATGGGGAGCGGTCATTCTGGAAGCGGACACTGAGTCTTGGGGAAAATCGAGAGGCACGGGAACGGTTGGCAACACTCGCTCTCACGATGAAAGATCTCGGGGAGGGGACTCAACATATACAGGCGCTCCTTCAATCGGATCCCAACGATGGATCTGGTCATTGGTTGCAGGGAATTTTGATGATGCAATCCCAACAATGCGCCGAAGCGGCCAGGGCATTTCGTGAAGCTCTTCATTGTGGCGCAGATTCTCGAAAAGCCGGGCTTGGACTGGGAATGGCGTGTATGGGAATGGGAAATCATGAGGAAGCCTGGAGGGTGTTCGATCAGATAATGATTGAGCATCCCGACGATTCCGACGCGATGAACGGCTTGATTCAGGCTGGCACGGCTCTTGAGCAGTGGGAAGACTTAAGGCAACGACTGTCACGGTATGTTGAGCGAAATCCTGCAGATTGCGATAGGCGGTTCGCGCTGGCGGGAATTGAATTTCGTGCGGGACGACTGGATTCCGCCAAGCGCCAGTTTGAAATGTTGAGTCTCTTGAAGCCCGACTTTGAGGGGTTACACGATTTAGGGGTACTTCTTCAGACGACGCTTCTTGACCGTCATGCGCTGGCCACTTAA
- the rfbC gene encoding dTDP-4-dehydrorhamnose 3,5-epimerase: MNTFKGKTISPPPNLQISSCRLEGVRLVTPPTIFEDFRGIYVETFNEDLYRQAGIDMPFVQDDISVSGRHVLRGIHGDQETWKLVSCLWGKFYLVVVNWDPASPQYQQWESFTLSDRNRYQVLIPPKFGNAHLVLSEQAIFHYKQTTNYNREGQFTVPWNDPNLGIWWPVKQPIVSQRDEGVSHV, encoded by the coding sequence ATGAATACCTTCAAAGGCAAAACTATTTCGCCGCCTCCTAATCTACAGATCTCTTCCTGCCGCTTGGAAGGAGTGAGGTTAGTGACTCCACCGACAATTTTTGAAGATTTTCGGGGAATCTATGTTGAAACGTTTAACGAGGACCTGTACCGGCAAGCTGGAATTGATATGCCATTTGTGCAGGATGATATCTCCGTGTCTGGCAGGCATGTGTTGCGAGGCATTCATGGAGACCAAGAGACCTGGAAGCTGGTGTCATGCTTATGGGGGAAGTTTTATTTGGTCGTCGTCAATTGGGATCCCGCCTCTCCACAATATCAACAGTGGGAATCGTTTACGCTATCAGATCGCAATCGATACCAAGTCTTGATCCCACCCAAGTTTGGAAACGCCCATCTGGTGCTGTCTGAGCAAGCAATTTTTCACTATAAGCAAACGACCAATTACAACCGGGAAGGGCAATTTACCGTACCGTGGAATGACCCCAATTTGGGAATCTGGTGGCCGGTCAAACAGCCGATTGTTTCCCAACGGGATGAAGGAGTGAGTCATGTTTAA
- a CDS encoding NAD-dependent epimerase/dehydratase family protein, whose protein sequence is MSQTIAERLRKGMIADSIMQFFYGKNIVVTGGSGLIGRQIVSRLVEAGASVRSVSLDEIQVENKVEYVKGDLCDFEFCQRIVKDMDCVFHVAGIKGSIEVTKSKPASFFVPLLMMNTNMLEACRLNKVHRVVYTSSIGAYPAAEIFKEQEEDEEGPPMDMFPGWAKRMAELQVRAYQIQYSLTHYAVVRPCNVYGPGDNFDPANAMVIPTLMRRIFSKEDPVVIWGDGTAIRDFAYSGDVADGVILALYHGTGGRYVNLGSGIGYTIRELVEALQSVVPFRAQFDHTKPTGFPRRVMDISLAQHLLGYDPQVSLQEGLLHTWNWYLEHHDEYLQRQNYFAAS, encoded by the coding sequence GTGTCTCAAACAATAGCTGAACGATTACGCAAAGGCATGATTGCTGATTCCATTATGCAGTTTTTTTATGGGAAAAATATTGTTGTTACCGGGGGAAGCGGGTTGATCGGGAGGCAAATTGTGAGTCGGTTGGTAGAGGCTGGGGCCTCGGTTCGAAGTGTGTCCCTTGATGAGATTCAGGTGGAAAATAAGGTGGAGTATGTGAAGGGCGATTTGTGCGATTTTGAATTTTGCCAACGTATCGTGAAAGATATGGATTGTGTTTTTCATGTGGCGGGAATCAAAGGGTCCATTGAGGTCACGAAATCCAAGCCGGCAAGTTTTTTTGTCCCGTTGTTGATGATGAATACCAATATGTTGGAGGCCTGCCGCTTGAATAAGGTTCATCGGGTGGTCTATACCTCATCTATTGGAGCCTACCCGGCTGCGGAAATTTTCAAGGAACAGGAAGAAGATGAGGAAGGGCCACCAATGGATATGTTTCCTGGCTGGGCCAAACGAATGGCCGAATTGCAAGTTCGGGCCTATCAAATACAGTACAGTCTGACGCACTACGCCGTGGTGCGTCCCTGCAATGTGTATGGACCAGGAGATAATTTTGATCCTGCCAATGCCATGGTAATTCCCACCCTCATGCGACGCATATTTTCAAAAGAAGATCCGGTAGTGATCTGGGGAGATGGCACCGCGATTCGGGATTTTGCCTATAGTGGGGATGTCGCTGATGGAGTGATTCTTGCTTTGTACCATGGCACGGGTGGGCGTTACGTCAATTTAGGCAGTGGTATCGGCTATACCATTAGAGAATTAGTAGAAGCTCTTCAATCGGTTGTGCCGTTCCGGGCCCAATTTGATCATACGAAACCCACCGGATTTCCCCGGCGTGTGATGGATATTTCTTTAGCACAACATCTTCTCGGGTACGACCCACAAGTGAGTCTTCAGGAGGGGTTACTGCACACATGGAATTGGTATCTGGAGCATCATGATGAATACCTTCAAAGGCAAAACTATTTCGCCGCCTCCTAA
- a CDS encoding class I SAM-dependent methyltransferase, with protein sequence MIATLPLKQNHKHHGRLQQEDFEALFGEAPGTLFQECQELVGRHDLRYDVLQGASRDQVLLRVLKTLDQELEVAGTHRKQRWEDGWAENLMDFQRTGYDLAALIPKFVRPQEIIRLKGEYVRPVSSQFETSFVEILRHWMFKKWFHDVDHIYEFGCGTGHNLVDAAFMFPGRPLYGLDWSQSSQAILLLLRKEHGFNVVGQEFNMMEPDESFDLYPRSGVFTVGAMEQLGCQYHAFVDYLLKQRPSICIHVETLYELYDQNVLFDYVAAKYLEKRKYLQGLLGTLKVFEYEGRLEILRTIRTFGSLYHDGYSMVIWKPVEEKM encoded by the coding sequence ATGATTGCCACTCTTCCACTCAAGCAGAATCACAAGCATCATGGGAGGCTTCAGCAAGAGGATTTTGAAGCCCTATTTGGGGAAGCGCCTGGAACGCTCTTTCAGGAATGTCAGGAATTGGTAGGACGGCATGATTTGCGTTATGACGTCTTGCAGGGGGCTTCCCGTGACCAAGTTTTGCTTCGTGTGTTGAAAACCCTTGACCAGGAGCTGGAAGTCGCAGGGACGCATCGTAAGCAGCGTTGGGAAGATGGATGGGCAGAGAACCTGATGGATTTTCAACGCACAGGATATGATTTAGCTGCATTAATCCCAAAGTTTGTGCGACCCCAGGAAATCATCCGTTTAAAGGGTGAGTATGTCCGGCCGGTTTCTTCTCAATTCGAAACCAGTTTTGTCGAAATTCTGCGCCACTGGATGTTTAAAAAATGGTTTCATGACGTTGACCATATTTACGAGTTTGGTTGTGGAACCGGCCATAATTTAGTCGATGCAGCTTTCATGTTTCCAGGCCGTCCCTTGTATGGGTTGGATTGGTCCCAATCCTCTCAAGCGATTCTTCTCCTGTTGAGAAAAGAACATGGATTTAATGTCGTTGGTCAGGAATTTAACATGATGGAGCCTGATGAATCTTTTGACCTGTATCCTCGGAGCGGGGTGTTTACCGTTGGCGCCATGGAGCAATTGGGCTGTCAGTACCATGCTTTTGTGGACTATCTCCTTAAGCAACGCCCTTCTATTTGCATACACGTGGAAACCCTGTATGAGCTCTACGATCAGAACGTCCTGTTTGATTACGTCGCAGCCAAGTATCTAGAGAAAAGAAAGTATTTGCAAGGATTGCTCGGAACCTTGAAGGTTTTTGAGTACGAAGGCCGGCTGGAAATTCTTAGAACGATCCGAACTTTTGGCTCACTATACCATGATGGCTATTCTATGGTGATCTGGAAGCCGGTAGAGGAGAAGATGTGA